One segment of uncultured Propionivibrio sp. DNA contains the following:
- a CDS encoding DegT/DnrJ/EryC1/StrS family aminotransferase, giving the protein MPTSEAWQPTFVGEGQVRYYSLARYALIEALRLAGVQPGSRVLLPEYLCRDLLAPLHQLEAVPCWYAVAPDLAPAMPVEDWPAADVVLAVNYFGFPQNLAPFQAYAERTGAVVIEDNAHGYLSRDQAGQWLGCRTGLGVFSLRKTLRIPDGGALWVGPAYTTSKLPTQKPFNGPGVNLAQLTKARLRGLPLVGESAYRLSTLMARTLRKWRTGSNVPAADPASEQNLPASANPWAGLLASLVGCAAPAEIERRRTAYVRCATVGEQVGAVPVFTALPPYCAPYSYAFRGDAVALAGMRRHAANHGFDLVSWPDLPTEIVGQAPVHYHNVFLVNFLW; this is encoded by the coding sequence ATGCCGACCTCTGAAGCCTGGCAGCCGACATTCGTCGGCGAGGGGCAGGTTCGCTATTACAGTCTGGCCCGTTATGCCCTGATCGAGGCGCTCCGCCTGGCTGGTGTGCAGCCGGGAAGTCGTGTCCTGTTGCCGGAATACCTGTGCCGCGATCTGCTGGCGCCCTTGCATCAACTGGAGGCGGTTCCGTGCTGGTATGCGGTTGCGCCCGACCTCGCACCGGCGATGCCAGTAGAGGACTGGCCGGCCGCCGATGTCGTGCTGGCGGTCAATTATTTCGGCTTTCCTCAGAATCTGGCACCGTTCCAAGCCTATGCCGAGCGGACCGGCGCTGTTGTCATCGAGGACAACGCTCATGGTTACCTGAGCCGCGATCAAGCGGGGCAGTGGCTGGGTTGTCGTACCGGCCTCGGGGTGTTCAGCTTGCGCAAAACCTTGCGGATTCCCGATGGCGGAGCACTGTGGGTCGGCCCCGCGTACACTACAAGTAAATTACCGACGCAAAAACCGTTCAACGGCCCCGGGGTCAATTTGGCGCAGCTGACCAAGGCCCGCCTGCGCGGCTTGCCGCTGGTGGGCGAGTCGGCTTATCGACTATCTACCTTAATGGCCCGTACGCTGCGCAAGTGGCGGACGGGGAGTAACGTTCCTGCGGCTGATCCGGCTTCGGAACAGAATCTGCCGGCATCGGCGAATCCGTGGGCCGGGCTGCTTGCCTCCCTTGTCGGCTGTGCAGCGCCGGCGGAGATCGAACGGCGGCGCACGGCCTATGTCCGATGCGCAACGGTTGGCGAACAGGTCGGCGCGGTGCCAGTATTCACCGCACTACCGCCGTATTGTGCGCCGTATTCCTATGCTTTTCGCGGTGACGCCGTAGCGCTGGCTGGCATGCGGCGTCATGCCGCTAACCACGGCTTCGACCTGGTGAGTTGGCCCGATCTGCCGACGGAAATCGTTGGTCAGGCACCGGTGCATTATCACAACGTCTTTTTGGTCAATTTCTTATGGTGA
- a CDS encoding glycosyltransferase family A protein: MSLNFPVTLVIPILNEAESLPELLQALKAQSHRPDEIIFSDAGSSDGSPALIEDWWREEGWENASCSVLSRPGAMPGAGRNAGVRAARNAWIAFIDGGITPASDWLEQLCRHAQSTQAPAVFGVCHFSAQASFDRAVCALSYGQGAAHPVIPASLFSRQVFTEIGEFPAHLRAGEDLVWMAALQARYGEREVCSAARVGYTHFPTGWRQALRKWRVTELHCVLAGVRTGQQAVYLFGLPLLCAVVADGGQVGAAVFLAYLLLRGVIDPIRRSLDRPWWGHRPWAALIALPLVAALDIAKWTGIVQGLGVRLSTRISFGRGRHADL; this comes from the coding sequence ATGTCGTTGAATTTTCCAGTAACCCTAGTCATCCCGATCCTCAATGAAGCGGAGTCGTTGCCCGAACTGTTGCAGGCGCTCAAGGCCCAAAGCCATCGTCCGGACGAGATCATTTTTTCCGATGCTGGGTCTAGCGACGGGAGTCCTGCGCTGATCGAGGACTGGTGGCGCGAGGAAGGCTGGGAAAACGCAAGCTGCAGCGTGCTCTCCCGGCCGGGAGCGATGCCAGGTGCCGGGCGCAACGCTGGAGTGCGCGCCGCGCGCAATGCATGGATCGCTTTTATCGACGGCGGTATCACACCGGCCAGCGACTGGCTGGAGCAACTGTGCAGACACGCGCAGTCGACGCAAGCCCCGGCCGTATTCGGCGTCTGTCACTTCTCGGCGCAGGCATCATTTGACAGGGCCGTCTGTGCCTTATCCTACGGCCAAGGTGCAGCGCATCCGGTGATTCCCGCTTCTTTGTTCTCCCGCCAAGTGTTCACCGAGATTGGCGAGTTTCCCGCACATCTGCGGGCGGGCGAGGATCTGGTCTGGATGGCCGCCTTGCAGGCTCGCTATGGTGAGCGAGAGGTTTGTTCGGCGGCGCGTGTCGGTTACACCCATTTCCCGACCGGTTGGCGCCAGGCATTGCGCAAGTGGCGGGTGACGGAACTGCACTGCGTCCTAGCCGGAGTGCGGACGGGCCAGCAGGCGGTCTATCTGTTCGGGCTACCACTCCTGTGTGCCGTGGTGGCCGATGGCGGCCAAGTCGGTGCTGCTGTTTTTCTCGCCTATCTTCTATTGCGTGGTGTAATCGATCCGATCCGGCGTAGTCTGGATCGGCCGTGGTGGGGGCATCGGCCGTGGGCTGCGTTGATTGCGCTGCCGTTGGTGGCTGCGCTCGACATCGCGAAATGGACAGGGATTGTCCAGGGACTTGGAGTCAGGCTGTCGACCCGAATCAGTTTTGGGAGGGGACGGCATGCCGACCTCTGA
- a CDS encoding polysaccharide deacetylase family protein has protein sequence MNLRRFLARTISETVAGVSWIRQPTDGLRVLMYHAIGTPALGDTLGLFSLSPERFRQHMVLLAGWQRGRVVELDGSALNGNGCRVAITFDDGYSDNLEVAAPVLSELGLPFTVFVTSEFVRNGKPGFLSPNALRDLAALPGARIGAHGANHVALTQCDDTTLRNELTASRSYLENVLGSEIRTLAYPYGAADRRVRDAALAAGYCLGACSQAGVNPAARDPLLLARTEIVSFDNERVFAQKLNGDWDWYRWRTQDPACR, from the coding sequence ATGAATCTGCGTCGTTTTCTGGCCCGTACGATTTCGGAGACGGTGGCCGGCGTATCCTGGATACGTCAGCCGACCGACGGTTTGCGCGTGCTGATGTACCACGCCATCGGGACGCCGGCGCTCGGCGATACGCTGGGCCTGTTTTCGCTGTCGCCGGAGCGCTTCCGGCAGCATATGGTGTTGCTGGCTGGCTGGCAGCGGGGGCGGGTCGTCGAGCTTGATGGCTCGGCATTAAATGGCAACGGATGTCGGGTGGCAATTACCTTTGATGATGGGTACAGCGACAATCTGGAAGTGGCGGCGCCGGTCCTGAGTGAACTCGGGTTACCGTTCACCGTTTTCGTCACGTCCGAATTCGTACGCAATGGTAAGCCGGGTTTCCTCTCTCCCAATGCCCTGCGGGACTTGGCGGCTTTGCCCGGTGCCCGGATCGGCGCTCACGGGGCCAACCATGTGGCCTTGACACAATGCGATGACACGACCTTGCGCAACGAGCTAACGGCCAGCCGAAGCTATCTCGAAAATGTGCTGGGCAGTGAAATACGGACATTGGCCTATCCGTACGGTGCAGCCGATCGTCGGGTACGGGATGCTGCGCTGGCGGCTGGATATTGCTTGGGAGCATGCAGCCAAGCCGGGGTCAACCCGGCAGCGCGCGATCCGCTGCTACTGGCACGTACCGAAATCGTGTCTTTCGACAATGAACGTGTCTTTGCCCAGAAATTGAACGGCGATTGGGATTGGTATCGCTGGCGCACGCAGGACCCTGCATGTCGTTGA
- a CDS encoding glycosyltransferase has translation MINGMPTPRLSIVIPTYNHAHFLRAALDSIRAQTLSDWEAVVINNFSEDDTVAVVESYDDPRIRLVSFANHGIIAAARNHGLSLTQAPFVAFLDSDDFWYPEKLQRCMDKLAEGYDLVCHAEVWVGSGERRRTVHYGPETRATYESLLLDGNCLSTSAVVVRREWVERAGGFSVQPEFVTAEDYELWLKLARDGAKIGFVDEILGEYLIHEGNQSRAALRNMQAVMAVFENHRTALEGRTSARRMHRREAVILYSGARGLQDSGQHRQAWPLFFKAVMRYPWVPRFYVAMLLNALGRRP, from the coding sequence ATGATCAACGGCATGCCTACCCCCCGCCTTTCCATCGTCATTCCGACTTACAACCACGCCCACTTTCTGCGTGCTGCGCTCGATTCAATCCGCGCGCAGACGCTCAGCGACTGGGAAGCTGTTGTCATCAACAACTTCTCCGAAGATGACACTGTTGCCGTTGTCGAGTCATACGACGACCCCCGCATCCGGTTGGTCAGTTTTGCCAATCACGGCATCATCGCTGCTGCGCGCAATCACGGGTTGTCGTTGACACAGGCCCCATTCGTCGCCTTTCTCGATTCGGACGACTTCTGGTATCCGGAAAAACTCCAACGTTGCATGGACAAGCTAGCGGAAGGTTATGACCTGGTATGCCATGCCGAGGTCTGGGTCGGTTCTGGCGAACGGCGGCGCACCGTGCACTACGGCCCCGAGACGCGGGCAACCTACGAAAGCCTGCTTCTTGACGGCAACTGCCTTTCCACGTCGGCGGTGGTGGTGCGCCGTGAATGGGTGGAGCGTGCCGGTGGCTTCAGTGTCCAACCGGAATTCGTCACCGCTGAGGATTACGAGTTGTGGCTCAAGCTGGCGCGTGATGGTGCCAAGATCGGTTTTGTTGACGAAATTCTCGGCGAATACCTGATCCATGAAGGCAACCAAAGCCGCGCTGCCTTGCGCAACATGCAGGCGGTGATGGCGGTTTTCGAAAATCACCGGACGGCGCTGGAAGGACGTACTTCTGCTCGACGCATGCACCGACGCGAGGCGGTGATTTTGTACAGTGGCGCACGCGGTTTGCAGGATAGTGGCCAGCACCGCCAAGCGTGGCCGCTGTTCTTCAAGGCGGTGATGCGCTATCCTTGGGTGCCGCGCTTTTACGTCGCCATGCTGCTCAATGCTCTTGGGCGACGGCCCTGA
- a CDS encoding SDR family oxidoreductase codes for MSNSVLLTGGLGYLGGRLACSLVANGYEVRCGTRRGGMVSPDWLTAMSMVELDWTSIEALTEACRGVNHVIHLAAMNEVESAVDPVGALQMNGLASLRLLEAAKAAGVRRFVYFSTAHVYGAPLQGVIDETTLPRPVHPYAITHKVAEDFILAAHDKKHIEGIVIRLSNGFGAPATPNVDRWTLLVNDLCRQAVTTGKLRLNSAGTQLRNFVTLWDVTRAVNHLLQLDIDQLGDGLFNLGGGHSMSILEMAERVASRWRMLTGRDIEVIRPAVDGLPAPALDYRSNKLAATGFTLSGQVDREIDDTLTLCLHAFGK; via the coding sequence ATGAGTAATTCGGTATTGTTGACCGGTGGTTTGGGTTATCTCGGCGGACGCTTGGCTTGTTCGTTGGTGGCCAACGGGTATGAGGTTCGTTGTGGAACCCGTCGTGGTGGGATGGTCTCGCCAGACTGGTTGACGGCGATGTCGATGGTGGAGTTGGATTGGACGTCAATCGAGGCATTGACCGAAGCCTGTCGTGGGGTCAATCACGTTATCCATCTGGCCGCGATGAACGAAGTCGAATCAGCCGTTGATCCGGTGGGCGCTCTGCAAATGAATGGGCTGGCCAGCCTGCGACTGCTGGAGGCAGCGAAAGCTGCCGGTGTGCGCCGGTTTGTCTATTTTTCGACGGCACATGTCTATGGGGCCCCGCTGCAGGGGGTAATTGACGAAACGACGCTACCGCGACCGGTTCACCCCTACGCGATCACGCACAAGGTGGCGGAGGACTTCATCCTTGCGGCACACGACAAGAAACATATTGAGGGGATCGTCATTCGTCTGTCCAATGGCTTTGGCGCACCCGCAACTCCAAATGTTGATCGTTGGACCCTACTTGTTAACGATCTTTGCCGCCAAGCGGTCACGACGGGAAAATTACGTCTGAACAGTGCAGGTACTCAGTTGCGCAATTTCGTGACCTTGTGGGATGTTACACGGGCCGTTAATCATCTCCTGCAACTTGACATTGATCAGTTAGGTGATGGCTTGTTCAATCTGGGGGGAGGCCACTCCATGTCAATCCTTGAAATGGCCGAACGCGTTGCCTCGCGTTGGCGGATGTTGACTGGCCGTGATATCGAGGTAATTCGACCAGCCGTTGACGGATTGCCGGCGCCGGCATTGGACTACCGTAGTAATAAGTTGGCTGCGACCGGATTTACGCTTTCTGGGCAGGTGGACCGTGAGATTGACGACACGCTGACCTTGTGTCTCCATGCCTTTGGGAAATGA
- a CDS encoding dTDP-4-dehydrorhamnose 3,5-epimerase family protein: MIDGVIVTPLRRIVDERGSVMHMLRNDAPHFSGFGEIYFSTVHPGAIKGWHIHHKMVLNYAVPQGRIKFVLFDDRPDSPTHGELQELFIGEDNYSLVTVPPLVWNGFKGIGRETAIVANCASIPHDPNEIDRRDPFDPSIPYDWAIKHR; the protein is encoded by the coding sequence ATGATTGATGGCGTTATCGTGACGCCGCTGCGGCGGATTGTTGATGAGCGTGGATCGGTAATGCATATGCTGCGTAACGATGCCCCGCATTTTTCGGGTTTTGGTGAAATCTACTTTTCGACTGTTCATCCAGGGGCGATCAAGGGCTGGCACATTCACCACAAGATGGTACTAAACTATGCCGTTCCCCAAGGGCGAATCAAGTTTGTTCTTTTCGATGACCGACCGGACAGTCCAACCCATGGGGAACTACAGGAATTATTCATCGGCGAGGACAACTACTCCCTAGTGACTGTACCGCCTCTGGTTTGGAATGGGTTCAAGGGCATAGGCAGGGAGACGGCTATCGTGGCAAATTGCGCCAGCATCCCCCACGATCCGAACGAGATTGATCGCAGGGATCCCTTCGACCCCTCCATTCCCTACGATTGGGCGATCAAGCATCGATGA
- the rfbG gene encoding CDP-glucose 4,6-dehydratase translates to MGTLVKDSYLEVFRGKRVLVTGHTGFKGSWLTLLLRSLGADVLGYALSPEYEDSHFDRLSLEKSIRHVCADIRDGDRLLSEVATFQPEIVFHLAAQALVRPSYNEPKTTFDVNVGGGVNLLEAVRQCEAVRALVFITSDKCYENLEWIWGYRESDTMGGHDPYSASKGAVELVFSSYLRSFFANRPNFGAASARAGNVIGGGDWAVDRIVPDCIRAVQSGRAITIHRPRATRPWQHVLEPLSGYLKLGAKLYERGHAYDGAWNFGPNVGDVRTVLDVANAIACQFANGSVIVDEPCDMPHEANLLQLNSDKARQLLQWSTRWDFDQTLAATGSWYSEVLVNGRSAEEISRAQISAYYGGQI, encoded by the coding sequence TTGGGTACGCTGGTAAAAGATTCCTATCTTGAGGTATTCCGTGGCAAGAGGGTACTCGTCACTGGGCATACAGGATTCAAGGGATCTTGGCTGACACTACTGCTCCGATCGCTTGGGGCCGATGTCTTGGGCTACGCCTTGTCGCCCGAGTACGAAGACAGCCACTTTGATCGCCTCAGTCTGGAAAAATCGATCCGTCATGTCTGTGCCGACATTAGGGATGGCGATCGCCTGCTTTCTGAGGTGGCAACCTTCCAACCGGAGATCGTTTTTCATCTTGCAGCACAGGCCCTTGTGCGGCCTTCTTATAATGAACCGAAGACGACTTTTGATGTGAATGTTGGCGGGGGCGTTAATTTGCTTGAAGCAGTCCGCCAATGTGAAGCTGTGCGCGCTTTGGTTTTCATCACTTCCGACAAATGCTACGAGAACTTGGAGTGGATATGGGGTTACCGCGAATCGGACACGATGGGCGGACATGATCCATATAGCGCATCGAAGGGAGCGGTGGAGCTGGTTTTTTCGTCGTATTTGCGCTCTTTCTTCGCCAATCGTCCGAATTTTGGTGCAGCTTCCGCGCGCGCGGGCAATGTCATTGGTGGTGGTGATTGGGCAGTTGACCGGATAGTGCCGGACTGTATTCGAGCAGTACAGTCCGGTCGGGCAATTACCATTCACAGGCCACGAGCGACACGGCCTTGGCAGCATGTGCTGGAGCCGCTGTCAGGTTACCTGAAGCTGGGGGCGAAACTTTACGAACGAGGGCATGCTTATGACGGTGCGTGGAATTTTGGTCCGAATGTGGGCGACGTGAGAACGGTGCTCGATGTAGCCAATGCCATTGCCTGTCAATTCGCGAATGGTTCGGTGATTGTGGATGAGCCATGTGACATGCCGCATGAGGCGAACCTGCTGCAACTCAATAGTGACAAGGCGCGGCAATTGCTTCAATGGAGTACGCGCTGGGATTTTGACCAGACGCTGGCTGCGACCGGTAGCTGGTATAGTGAAGTGCTGGTAAATGGCAGATCTGCTGAAGAGATTTCCCGCGCCCAAATATCGGCGTACTACGGGGGGCAAATATGA
- the rfbF gene encoding glucose-1-phosphate cytidylyltransferase produces MQVVILCGGYGTRIRDVTDNIPKPMIPIGRFPILWHIMKYYASYGHRDFVLCLGYKSDVIKDFFLNYEAHTKDFTINLGRKGEITFHTDHDESDWKVTLAETGTDAMTGARIKRIHKYVGDDDFMLTYGDGVGNVNIDELLNYHRGHGRALTVTGVRPPGRFGELVHTDGVVHEFNEKPQAAGGRISGGFFVATPKVFDYLEDDDSLVFEQQPMRKLVADHQLMVYEHDGFWQPMDTSREYQLLNSLYDEGKAPWVRW; encoded by the coding sequence ATGCAAGTAGTCATTCTTTGCGGTGGTTACGGAACGCGCATACGCGACGTGACTGACAACATTCCAAAACCGATGATCCCAATCGGTCGCTTTCCAATTCTCTGGCATATCATGAAGTACTACGCGAGTTACGGGCATCGTGACTTTGTGCTGTGTCTTGGCTACAAGAGCGATGTGATCAAGGATTTTTTCTTGAATTACGAAGCGCATACAAAGGATTTCACGATTAACCTCGGCCGGAAAGGCGAGATCACTTTCCATACGGATCACGATGAATCAGACTGGAAAGTCACGCTTGCAGAAACTGGTACCGACGCGATGACGGGAGCGCGAATCAAGCGCATTCATAAGTACGTTGGTGATGATGATTTCATGCTGACTTACGGCGATGGCGTCGGTAACGTCAATATCGACGAACTACTCAATTATCATCGTGGGCATGGTCGGGCACTAACTGTGACCGGTGTGCGTCCGCCCGGTCGTTTTGGTGAACTGGTTCACACCGACGGCGTCGTTCACGAATTTAACGAAAAGCCGCAGGCTGCCGGCGGGCGAATCTCCGGTGGTTTCTTCGTTGCTACGCCAAAAGTATTCGACTATCTGGAAGACGACGACAGCCTAGTTTTCGAGCAGCAACCCATGCGCAAGCTTGTCGCCGACCATCAGTTGATGGTATATGAGCATGACGGTTTTTGGCAACCAATGGACACCAGTCGCGAATACCAGTTGCTGAATTCGCTTTACGATGAAGGGAAAGCACCTTGGGTACGCTGGTAA
- a CDS encoding glycosyltransferase family 4 protein, giving the protein MADQTGVIFVENYIAGGGDQVARALIEHLPFKHLTVLVNRGDDTRILLAGTLPAHVQVERYGLVTVAELSRWANAFANPLLRGLARGASFVLRYPLVLISIPYFRSRLKRIDPDVFVANNGGYPGGFFCRTATFAASLIPGLRVFHVVHGMAEPARGPSRPFEYFIDCLIDRRSRVLTVSRACAERLALVRRIRQCCGIIYNGISDLPPSGAEESTTLRVLHVGYFDWNKNQRLLIEALAELGGRGVSDVELHFVGADVGDGYMASCRTLASKLGVADRVRFSGFVDAVEACYAEADVFVFCSYREGLPISILEAMRAGKPVIATNVGGIAEQIEDGVSGFLVPVDDTAALADKLQQLKQDPELRARLGRAARARFDALFTTSKMIAEYVKELEISA; this is encoded by the coding sequence ATGGCTGACCAGACTGGCGTGATCTTTGTCGAGAACTACATCGCCGGGGGGGGCGATCAGGTCGCACGCGCACTGATCGAGCACCTACCGTTTAAGCATCTGACGGTCCTCGTCAATCGCGGCGACGATACGCGAATCCTGCTCGCCGGTACGTTGCCTGCCCATGTTCAGGTTGAGCGCTACGGACTCGTTACCGTTGCTGAACTCAGTCGTTGGGCTAATGCCTTCGCCAATCCGCTCTTGCGTGGGCTAGCCCGCGGTGCAAGCTTCGTTCTGCGCTATCCGCTCGTGTTAATTTCAATACCGTATTTTCGCTCGCGTTTAAAACGCATTGATCCAGACGTTTTTGTGGCCAATAACGGTGGTTATCCTGGCGGCTTCTTCTGCCGGACAGCGACGTTCGCCGCATCACTGATTCCTGGCCTGCGAGTCTTCCACGTTGTACACGGCATGGCTGAGCCAGCCCGCGGACCGAGCAGGCCTTTCGAATACTTTATCGACTGTCTAATCGACCGTCGTTCGCGCGTGCTTACGGTATCGCGCGCCTGCGCGGAACGCTTGGCGTTGGTGCGCCGGATTCGCCAGTGCTGCGGCATCATCTACAACGGCATATCTGATCTGCCTCCGTCGGGTGCGGAGGAGTCAACTACGCTGCGCGTGCTTCACGTCGGCTACTTCGACTGGAACAAGAACCAGCGCCTGCTCATCGAAGCGCTCGCCGAGTTGGGTGGCCGTGGTGTCAGCGACGTCGAGCTGCATTTTGTTGGCGCCGACGTAGGCGACGGCTACATGGCGAGTTGCCGCACACTGGCTTCTAAGCTTGGCGTGGCTGACCGGGTACGGTTTTCTGGTTTCGTCGATGCCGTGGAAGCCTGTTATGCCGAAGCCGATGTCTTCGTGTTTTGTTCATATCGCGAGGGTCTGCCGATATCAATCCTCGAGGCGATGCGTGCAGGCAAACCAGTTATCGCGACAAACGTCGGCGGCATCGCCGAGCAAATTGAGGACGGTGTCAGTGGCTTCCTGGTGCCTGTAGACGACACTGCAGCGCTCGCCGACAAGCTTCAGCAACTGAAACAGGACCCCGAACTTCGGGCGCGCCTCGGGCGCGCGGCCCGAGCCCGCTTCGATGCTCTATTCACGACTTCGAAGATGATTGCCGAATACGTGAAGGAGCTTGAAATCAGTGCTTAA
- a CDS encoding acyltransferase, with product MSSFFGFLQRILNRIESGVSREQIKRLRSAGHGIVLGRGVKIEHPECVSLGDRVHINDHCWISVLTENRETGRPPVELQPDLRIGDGCYIGRFGTLACINRITLGRKVMIADRVFIGDAAHGFVRADLPICEQYMTSKGPVEIGDGTWIGIGVSVMAGVKIGRNCVIGAGSVVTNDVPDFSIAVGVPAKIVRRIDG from the coding sequence ATGAGCTCTTTCTTTGGCTTTCTACAGCGCATCCTCAATCGTATCGAAAGCGGAGTCTCTCGCGAACAGATCAAGCGCTTGCGTTCGGCGGGGCACGGCATCGTGCTCGGGCGCGGTGTGAAGATTGAGCACCCGGAATGCGTGTCACTCGGCGACCGCGTTCATATCAATGACCATTGCTGGATCAGCGTGCTGACCGAGAATCGCGAGACCGGCAGACCGCCCGTTGAGTTGCAGCCCGACTTGCGCATCGGGGACGGCTGCTACATCGGCCGCTTCGGCACGCTCGCCTGCATCAATCGGATCACGCTCGGTCGCAAAGTTATGATCGCCGATCGAGTCTTCATCGGCGACGCAGCGCACGGTTTCGTACGCGCTGATCTGCCAATCTGCGAGCAGTACATGACATCCAAGGGGCCGGTCGAAATTGGCGATGGAACTTGGATTGGCATCGGTGTCTCCGTAATGGCCGGCGTGAAGATCGGCCGCAATTGCGTCATCGGTGCGGGCTCAGTAGTGACGAATGACGTTCCTGACTTCTCCATCGCAGTCGGCGTGCCTGCGAAAATCGTGCGTCGGATCGATGGCTGA
- a CDS encoding class I SAM-dependent methyltransferase — translation MSRLTDKDYWERVYQTAPVAMAENVPPVRKRLLKRLIGPRLLDMLSAYDDYLLWHGVLPTYLPQGAAGLSVVEIGSAPGDFIVRFARTLGAEPYGVEYTSHGATRNRQVFAAAGYSRDNVIEADFFADAFLAENVGRFDIVVSRGFIEHFIDVRAVVERHVALLKDGGLLLILIPNLRGIYGAWTRRFNPDQLPLHNLNLMKEENFRNACALAGLDVLRCGHFGTFSCWMFTAPSQARLTNRFIRLLHLVQRGLNPLLRLVFGRRGRESAVFSPNLIFVARKITGKPEEDRR, via the coding sequence ATGAGTCGCCTTACCGACAAGGATTATTGGGAGCGCGTATATCAGACCGCGCCAGTTGCCATGGCGGAAAACGTACCGCCCGTGCGCAAACGCCTGCTGAAGCGTTTGATCGGGCCGCGGTTGTTGGACATGTTGTCCGCCTATGACGATTACCTGCTCTGGCACGGAGTACTTCCCACTTACCTGCCGCAGGGTGCTGCAGGGCTTTCAGTCGTTGAGATTGGCAGCGCGCCCGGCGACTTCATCGTGCGCTTCGCCAGAACACTCGGTGCCGAACCTTACGGCGTTGAGTACACGAGCCATGGGGCAACGAGGAACCGCCAAGTTTTCGCGGCCGCCGGCTATAGCAGGGACAACGTCATCGAAGCCGATTTTTTCGCTGACGCTTTCTTGGCGGAGAACGTCGGACGTTTCGACATCGTCGTTTCGCGTGGTTTCATCGAACACTTCATTGACGTGCGCGCAGTCGTTGAGCGCCACGTCGCGCTGCTCAAGGACGGTGGCCTGCTGTTGATCCTGATTCCTAATCTACGCGGCATCTACGGGGCTTGGACGCGGCGCTTCAACCCCGACCAGTTGCCGCTACACAACCTGAATCTGATGAAGGAGGAGAACTTCCGCAACGCCTGTGCGCTGGCGGGGCTCGACGTCCTTCGCTGCGGCCACTTCGGTACGTTCAGTTGCTGGATGTTCACGGCGCCATCACAAGCGCGCCTAACCAATCGTTTCATCCGGTTGTTGCACCTCGTCCAACGTGGACTCAACCCGCTACTGCGCTTGGTCTTCGGTCGCCGCGGCCGCGAGTCAGCAGTATTTAGTCCCAACCTGATTTTCGTCGCGCGCAAGATTACGGGAAAGCCCGAAGAGGACCGTCGATGA